One window from the genome of Pandoraea fibrosis encodes:
- the trpA gene encoding tryptophan synthase subunit alpha has translation MSRIQATFQALQAQGKKGLIPFITAGDPEPGWTVKLMHALADNGADVIELGVPFSDPMADGPVIQRASERALARGVSLAEVLGYVAAFRQTNDRTPVVLMGYANPIEAMGLDAFAERAATAGVDGVLVVDYPPEEAEAYAGAVRARGIDPIFLLSPTSTDARIAAVARQASGYLYYVSLKGVTGAASLDMDSVAAKIPQIKAAAALPVGVGFGIRDAATARAVAGVADAVVIGSAIVQRLENTPRDLEGQNAVKSLAEFIGGIRQALDEGAKSA, from the coding sequence ATGTCCCGCATTCAAGCGACGTTCCAAGCCTTGCAAGCGCAGGGTAAGAAGGGCCTCATTCCGTTCATCACCGCCGGCGATCCCGAGCCGGGCTGGACGGTCAAGCTGATGCATGCACTGGCCGACAACGGCGCCGACGTCATCGAACTCGGCGTGCCGTTCTCCGATCCGATGGCCGACGGCCCGGTGATTCAGCGCGCCTCCGAGCGGGCACTGGCCCGCGGCGTGAGCCTGGCCGAAGTGCTCGGCTATGTGGCGGCGTTCCGTCAGACCAACGATCGCACGCCGGTCGTGCTCATGGGCTATGCCAATCCGATCGAGGCCATGGGACTCGACGCCTTTGCCGAGCGGGCCGCCACCGCCGGGGTGGACGGCGTGCTGGTCGTCGACTATCCGCCCGAGGAGGCCGAGGCTTACGCCGGTGCCGTGCGTGCCCGTGGCATCGATCCGATCTTCCTGCTCTCGCCGACGTCGACCGATGCGCGTATCGCCGCCGTGGCGCGTCAGGCAAGCGGCTATCTGTATTACGTCTCCCTCAAGGGGGTGACGGGGGCTGCGAGCCTGGATATGGACAGCGTGGCCGCCAAAATCCCTCAGATCAAGGCGGCCGCAGCGTTGCCGGTGGGCGTGGGCTTCGGTATTCGCGACGCCGCAACTGCCCGTGCGGTGGCCGGTGTGGCAGATGCGGTGGTCATCGGCAGCGCCATTGTCCAGCGTCTGGAAAACACGCCGCGTGATCTGGAGGGCCAGAACGCGGTAAAATCGCTGGCTGAATTCATCGGCGGCATTCGCCAGGCGCTCGACGAGGGCGCCAAATCGGCGTAA
- a CDS encoding DNA-methyltransferase, whose protein sequence is MEAAGELRARWAPGDITLRHADFLHHLHELDDGSVDLILADPPYGLGKDYGNDSDKRSGEDFLGWTYGWLEAAIPKLAPRGSLYLFCTWQYAPELFVFLKQRMLMINEIIWDRRVPSMGGSTRRFSSVHDNIGFFAVSKDYYFDLDAVRVPYDAATKKARSRRIFEGSKWLELGYNPKDLWSISRLHRQDPERVDHPTQKPLHIIERMVLASCPPGGLVLDPFMGSGTTAVACALHGRRFVGYELNAHYHALANQRLQRLSDHVPHSSDVPSLASAG, encoded by the coding sequence ATGGAAGCGGCCGGCGAGTTGCGTGCGCGTTGGGCGCCGGGCGACATCACATTGCGTCATGCCGACTTCCTGCACCACTTGCACGAACTTGACGACGGCAGCGTCGACCTGATTCTCGCCGATCCGCCTTACGGGCTCGGCAAGGATTACGGCAACGACTCCGACAAGCGTTCCGGCGAAGACTTTCTCGGCTGGACGTATGGCTGGCTCGAAGCGGCGATTCCGAAACTCGCGCCGCGCGGCTCGTTGTACCTGTTCTGCACGTGGCAATACGCCCCCGAGCTGTTCGTGTTTCTGAAGCAGCGCATGCTGATGATCAACGAGATCATCTGGGATCGCCGTGTGCCCAGTATGGGCGGCAGCACCCGCAGGTTCTCGTCGGTCCACGACAATATCGGCTTTTTCGCGGTCTCGAAGGATTACTACTTCGACCTCGATGCCGTGCGCGTGCCGTATGACGCCGCAACGAAGAAGGCGCGCTCGCGCCGTATCTTCGAGGGCAGCAAGTGGCTGGAGCTGGGGTACAACCCCAAGGATCTGTGGTCGATCTCGCGATTGCACCGGCAAGACCCCGAACGCGTCGATCATCCGACGCAGAAACCGCTGCATATCATCGAGCGCATGGTGCTGGCCAGTTGCCCGCCCGGCGGTCTCGTGCTCGACCCGTTCATGGGCAGCGGCACGACTGCCGTGGCTTGCGCACTGCACGGCCGGCGGTTCGTCGGCTACGAGCTCAACGCGCATTACCACGCGCTCGCCAATCAAAGACTTCAGAGACTTTCCGATCATGTCCCGCATTCAAGCGACGTTCCAAGCCTTGCAAGCGCAGGGTAA
- the trpB gene encoding tryptophan synthase subunit beta — protein sequence MYDLPDAHGHFGPYGGVFVAETLIHALDELREAYAKYQHDPAFLEEFHYELKHYVGRPSPIYHAKRWSRELGGAQVYLKREDLNHTGAHKVNNVIGQALLARRMGKRRVIAETGAGQHGVATATIAARFGMECVVYMGAEDVKRQAVNVYRMQLLGATVVPVESGSKTLKDALNEAMRDWVTNVESTFYIIGTVAGPHPYPMLVRDFQSVIGEECKVQMPELAGRQPDYVLACVGGGSNAMGIFYPYIDLPDVKLVGVEAAGDGIETGRHAASIIGGTPGVLHGNRTYLLQDANGQITETHSISAGLDYPGVGPEHAWLHDIKRAEYVGITDTEALQAFHDCCRIEGIIPALESSHALAYACKLAPTLPSDQIVLVNLSGRGDKDMHTVMALAKPAPAGA from the coding sequence ATGTACGATTTACCTGACGCCCACGGCCATTTCGGCCCGTACGGCGGTGTCTTTGTGGCTGAGACGCTGATTCACGCGCTCGACGAATTGCGCGAGGCCTATGCCAAGTATCAGCACGATCCCGCCTTTCTCGAAGAATTCCATTACGAACTGAAGCACTACGTCGGCCGTCCGTCGCCGATCTATCACGCCAAGCGCTGGAGCCGCGAGCTGGGCGGCGCGCAGGTGTATCTGAAGCGCGAAGACCTGAATCACACCGGCGCACACAAGGTGAACAACGTGATCGGGCAGGCGCTGTTGGCGCGTCGCATGGGCAAACGCCGTGTGATCGCCGAGACCGGCGCCGGTCAGCACGGTGTGGCGACCGCGACCATTGCCGCACGCTTTGGCATGGAGTGCGTGGTCTACATGGGCGCCGAAGACGTCAAGCGTCAGGCAGTCAATGTCTACCGCATGCAACTGCTCGGTGCGACCGTGGTGCCGGTGGAATCGGGTTCGAAGACCCTCAAGGACGCGCTTAACGAAGCCATGCGCGACTGGGTGACGAACGTCGAGAGCACGTTCTACATCATCGGCACGGTGGCCGGCCCGCATCCGTACCCGATGCTCGTGCGCGATTTCCAGAGCGTGATCGGCGAGGAGTGCAAGGTGCAGATGCCCGAACTGGCCGGCCGTCAGCCGGACTACGTGCTCGCGTGCGTGGGCGGCGGCTCGAATGCCATGGGCATCTTCTATCCGTACATCGACCTGCCGGATGTGAAGCTCGTGGGCGTGGAAGCCGCGGGCGACGGCATCGAGACCGGCCGGCATGCGGCGTCGATCATCGGCGGTACGCCCGGCGTGCTGCACGGTAACCGCACCTATTTGCTGCAAGACGCCAACGGGCAGATCACCGAGACGCATTCAATCTCGGCGGGGCTGGACTACCCGGGCGTGGGTCCCGAGCACGCGTGGCTGCACGATATCAAGCGCGCCGAATACGTGGGCATTACCGATACGGAAGCCCTTCAGGCGTTCCATGACTGCTGCCGGATCGAGGGCATCATCCCGGCGCTGGAGTCGAGCCATGCGCTGGCTTATGCGTGCAAGCTGGCGCCGACGCTGCCGAGCGATCAGATCGTCCTGGTCAATCTCTCGGGGCGCGGCGACAAGGACATGCACACCGTGATGGCGCTGGCCAAGCCAGCCCCTGCGGGCGCATAA
- a CDS encoding phosphoribosylanthranilate isomerase codes for MKSRTRIKICGLSQPADIDHAVALGVDAIGLVFYPPSPRYVDLARATELARRVPPYVSLVGLFVNATADEIARAVEAVPLTTLQFHGDETPEQCATLSAAAGNRPYMRAMRIGPETKDSGDLLQFANAYTAAQGILLDALVEGYGGGGKVFDWSLIPKDIARRAVLSGGLNAHNVAEAIGRVTPYAVDVSSGVEASRGVKDHARMTAFVQAVRAADAE; via the coding sequence ATGAAATCCCGTACCCGAATCAAGATTTGCGGCCTGTCGCAGCCGGCGGATATCGATCACGCCGTGGCGCTGGGCGTCGACGCCATCGGCCTCGTTTTCTACCCGCCGAGCCCGCGCTACGTGGATCTGGCGCGCGCAACCGAGCTGGCTCGCCGGGTGCCGCCCTACGTGAGCCTGGTCGGCCTGTTCGTCAATGCGACGGCCGACGAGATCGCGCGCGCTGTTGAGGCTGTGCCGCTCACGACGCTGCAATTTCACGGCGACGAAACTCCCGAGCAATGCGCGACGCTATCGGCGGCGGCAGGCAACCGTCCGTACATGCGCGCTATGCGTATCGGCCCGGAGACGAAAGACAGCGGCGATTTGCTACAATTCGCCAACGCATACACCGCCGCACAAGGCATCTTGCTCGATGCCCTGGTTGAGGGCTATGGCGGTGGAGGAAAGGTTTTCGATTGGTCACTTATTCCAAAAGACATCGCGCGTCGGGCCGTTTTGAGTGGTGGCTTGAACGCACACAACGTTGCTGAAGCCATCGGCCGGGTGACGCCATACGCCGTCGACGTGTCGAGCGGTGTGGAGGCGTCGCGGGGCGTGAAGGATCACGCCCGCATGACGGCGTTCGTGCAGGCAGTGCGTGCTGCCGACGCCGAATAA
- the truA gene encoding tRNA pseudouridine(38-40) synthase TruA yields MRIALGIHYDGTAFSGWQSQPHGNTVQQTLEAALREFGGVALPTTVAGRTDTGVHGIGQVVHFDTELDRAMFSWVRGVNAFLPKTVAVQWAQAMPDDFHARFTAFERTYFYVLYVHPVRSPLLDGRCGWLHTPLDLDAMRVASQALVGEHDFSAFRSSECQAKTPVKHLYAIDIEQQGHFFVFRFRASAFLHHMVRNIMGCLVAIGRGRQPASWMTEVLASLDRRQAAPTFMPDGLYLARVGYPERFAVPEPNWAAWPFPMPWASS; encoded by the coding sequence ATGCGAATTGCACTGGGCATCCATTACGACGGCACGGCGTTCTCCGGCTGGCAATCGCAGCCGCACGGCAACACCGTGCAACAGACGCTTGAGGCCGCGTTGCGCGAATTCGGCGGCGTAGCATTGCCCACGACGGTTGCCGGGCGTACCGATACCGGCGTGCATGGCATCGGTCAGGTGGTGCATTTCGACACCGAGCTGGACCGTGCGATGTTCTCGTGGGTGCGCGGCGTCAATGCCTTCCTGCCGAAGACGGTCGCCGTGCAATGGGCGCAGGCGATGCCCGACGACTTTCATGCGCGTTTTACGGCATTCGAGCGCACCTATTTCTATGTCCTCTACGTGCATCCCGTGCGCTCGCCATTGCTCGATGGCCGCTGCGGCTGGCTGCACACGCCGCTCGACCTCGACGCGATGCGTGTCGCGAGTCAGGCGCTGGTCGGCGAGCACGACTTTTCGGCGTTCCGCTCCTCCGAATGCCAGGCGAAGACGCCGGTGAAGCATCTGTACGCCATCGACATCGAGCAGCAGGGGCATTTCTTCGTGTTCCGCTTCCGGGCGAGCGCGTTCCTGCATCACATGGTGCGCAACATCATGGGGTGTCTGGTCGCCATCGGCCGGGGACGTCAGCCCGCAAGCTGGATGACGGAGGTGCTTGCGAGTCTCGACCGCCGTCAGGCAGCCCCGACGTTCATGCCGGATGGCCTGTACCTGGCCCGCGTGGGGTATCCTGAGCGCTTCGCCGTACCCGAGCCCAACTGGGCCGCGTGGCCGTTCCCGATGCCGTGGGCAAGCTCATGA
- a CDS encoding FimV/HubP family polar landmark protein produces the protein MRKYTIGKRANSTRNSFRLSAAAAVLWSLGLLNAGAAEFGPQQVRSGPGQPLRAVIVLGNVSQAEADGLSVKLAPRDAFKQAGLRYDPTLEKLSVSVTPTGGREPGYSGTYLVHVDSAEPVSTSFLDLLLVVEWRTGRQSNALTLSAIPEASAAQPQAVVPAAAPNNSARETANAASPSPAPAASAPPANASATHAENAEGARTVGRGDSLSSIARELTGGEGGTTLAQMMTALFEANRSAFIGNDPNRLRQGATLTRPADAQVQSIPPAQARKFVSSAREQFDAYRARLAESTAQQAAPASGRSAQGAIEAGKAPEAAAPATRDELKLSRPGKGGTGGTAGRTSGGEEEQIAQGKAQAEAQGRVNELQKNVADLQKLLAMKNQAVANLEEQAAAASGATAQDKTATSADGKRTTQVAAAAATASNGAKGAADAKDAADSATTAAASEAAATETASAGAAASDATAAVAAPASEVAAASAASAPAAASKSAPNAAMNWRAVTQNPYVLPGAGVVVVLLGLWWLMRRRRAEAPVGQPGPYDDGHDAHVGQDAPHDGPQGTEPTSGVATAGAVAAAGAAGAAALYAAHQAEADEHLHPTADDTWAASDDDASAVDDATEPPAAAADDSVTEDWGVEPPPLADASAEISHAGGQDESAQASSLSAEPLADASAAHVPESAPEAAGEPEIDWDAAFAEQAGEAGEVVEDPAAHDDPAAATLSSLEALGAAAAIGGVAATHTGQSEPTAVAPIAQATPDGGVAGMLGDLDLVIPGQPAHVGTISSDALPSLSKGLGSVQFTMEPKDGSIPQTFGEEDAGDDPYPELSDADFDAAMEQAHSAPEAPRSYTDAAHEAPSLKPLSFDLSDFSLDLKGDEASAAPAPFVSAPTLPSDIGAQALVEHETFEATPPQTPFAAEPAAPQAPQIVAPTPAAAPSTPDVPDEFHTKLELAAAYQTIGDDDGARELLEEVIAGGDAAQQSVARTRLAELGK, from the coding sequence GTGCGGAAATACACGATCGGCAAGCGCGCAAACTCGACCCGTAACTCGTTTCGCCTGAGCGCGGCGGCGGCCGTCTTGTGGAGCCTCGGGCTCCTCAATGCCGGTGCCGCAGAGTTCGGCCCGCAGCAGGTGCGCTCAGGTCCGGGCCAGCCGTTGCGCGCCGTGATCGTGCTGGGCAATGTGTCGCAGGCGGAAGCCGACGGACTGTCGGTGAAGCTCGCACCGCGCGACGCGTTCAAGCAAGCCGGTCTGCGCTACGACCCCACGCTCGAGAAACTCTCCGTGTCGGTGACGCCGACAGGGGGGCGCGAGCCGGGGTATAGCGGCACGTACCTCGTCCACGTCGATTCGGCCGAGCCGGTCAGTACCTCGTTCCTCGATCTGTTGCTGGTAGTCGAATGGCGGACTGGCCGGCAGTCCAACGCGCTCACGTTGTCCGCCATCCCGGAAGCCAGCGCGGCACAGCCGCAGGCCGTCGTGCCGGCGGCCGCGCCGAACAACAGTGCGCGCGAGACGGCCAATGCCGCTTCACCTTCGCCGGCACCTGCGGCGTCTGCGCCGCCGGCAAATGCATCGGCGACCCACGCCGAGAACGCCGAGGGCGCCCGCACGGTGGGCCGTGGGGACTCGCTTTCGTCGATCGCCCGTGAATTGACGGGGGGCGAAGGCGGTACGACGCTGGCACAGATGATGACCGCGCTGTTCGAGGCGAACCGCTCGGCTTTCATCGGCAACGATCCGAACCGCTTGCGTCAGGGGGCGACACTGACACGCCCGGCCGATGCGCAGGTGCAAAGTATTCCTCCTGCGCAGGCACGCAAGTTCGTGTCTTCCGCGCGGGAGCAGTTTGATGCGTATCGCGCGCGGCTGGCCGAATCGACGGCGCAGCAGGCAGCACCGGCCAGTGGCCGCAGTGCACAGGGCGCGATCGAAGCGGGCAAGGCACCGGAAGCTGCCGCGCCCGCCACGCGCGATGAATTGAAGCTGTCGCGGCCCGGCAAGGGTGGGACGGGCGGCACAGCCGGTCGTACCAGCGGCGGCGAGGAAGAGCAAATCGCTCAGGGCAAGGCGCAAGCCGAGGCTCAGGGCAGGGTGAATGAGTTGCAGAAGAACGTAGCAGATCTCCAGAAGCTGTTGGCGATGAAGAATCAGGCGGTCGCCAATCTGGAGGAGCAGGCCGCCGCCGCTTCCGGGGCGACTGCACAGGACAAGACGGCGACATCCGCCGACGGTAAGCGCACGACACAAGTGGCGGCGGCTGCCGCGACGGCATCAAATGGCGCCAAGGGCGCGGCCGACGCGAAGGATGCGGCCGATTCGGCAACCACGGCCGCAGCGTCGGAGGCAGCGGCCACCGAGACGGCATCGGCGGGTGCAGCAGCATCGGATGCCACGGCAGCCGTGGCAGCGCCGGCCAGCGAGGTGGCGGCGGCGTCTGCGGCCAGCGCGCCGGCCGCTGCGTCGAAATCGGCACCGAATGCCGCCATGAATTGGCGTGCCGTCACGCAGAATCCTTACGTACTGCCGGGCGCGGGCGTGGTGGTGGTGTTGCTCGGTCTGTGGTGGCTGATGCGCCGCCGCCGCGCCGAGGCGCCAGTGGGACAGCCGGGTCCGTATGACGATGGGCATGACGCTCACGTAGGCCAGGACGCCCCGCACGATGGTCCGCAAGGCACCGAGCCGACGTCCGGTGTGGCAACGGCTGGCGCGGTTGCAGCAGCAGGTGCGGCAGGCGCTGCGGCGCTGTATGCCGCGCATCAGGCGGAAGCCGATGAGCATCTGCATCCGACGGCCGACGATACGTGGGCGGCCTCGGACGATGACGCTTCCGCTGTCGACGATGCCACCGAACCACCCGCCGCGGCGGCTGATGACAGTGTGACGGAAGATTGGGGTGTCGAGCCGCCGCCGTTGGCCGACGCGTCTGCCGAGATCTCGCACGCCGGCGGTCAGGACGAATCGGCGCAGGCCTCGTCCTTAAGCGCCGAGCCGCTCGCTGATGCGTCTGCGGCCCATGTGCCGGAATCGGCGCCGGAAGCTGCCGGCGAGCCGGAAATCGATTGGGACGCTGCGTTTGCCGAGCAGGCCGGGGAGGCTGGCGAGGTCGTTGAAGACCCTGCGGCTCACGACGATCCTGCGGCGGCCACCTTGTCGTCGCTCGAGGCGCTGGGTGCCGCGGCCGCCATCGGTGGCGTTGCCGCCACGCACACAGGACAATCCGAGCCGACGGCTGTCGCGCCGATCGCACAAGCGACGCCCGACGGCGGCGTGGCAGGCATGCTGGGCGATCTGGATCTGGTGATTCCGGGGCAGCCGGCGCATGTCGGGACGATTTCGAGCGATGCCTTGCCGTCCCTGAGCAAGGGGCTGGGTTCGGTGCAGTTCACGATGGAGCCAAAGGACGGCTCGATCCCTCAGACCTTCGGCGAGGAAGACGCGGGGGACGATCCCTATCCCGAGCTGAGCGACGCCGATTTCGACGCCGCGATGGAACAGGCGCACAGTGCGCCGGAAGCGCCGCGCAGCTATACCGACGCGGCACACGAAGCGCCGTCGCTCAAGCCGCTGTCGTTCGATCTGTCGGACTTCAGCCTCGATCTGAAGGGCGACGAGGCGTCGGCCGCACCTGCGCCCTTCGTCAGCGCACCGACGCTGCCCTCAGACATTGGTGCGCAGGCGTTGGTCGAACACGAGACCTTCGAGGCGACGCCGCCGCAAACGCCTTTCGCGGCGGAACCGGCAGCACCGCAAGCGCCGCAGATCGTTGCGCCGACGCCTGCCGCCGCACCGTCCACGCCTGACGTGCCCGACGAGTTCCACACGAAACTCGAACTGGCCGCGGCGTACCAGACCATCGGCGACGACGATGGCGCGCGCGAACTGCTTGAAGAAGTGATCGCCGGGGGGGACGCTGCGCAGCAGTCCGTCGCCCGCACGCGGCTGGCCGAGCTTGGCAAGTGA
- the asd gene encoding aspartate-semialdehyde dehydrogenase, producing MKTVGLVGWRGMVGSVLMQRMQQENDFALIEPVFFSTSNAGGKAPSMAKNETSLKDANDVNELKKCDIIITCQGGDYTTEIFPKLRAAGWNGYWIDAASTLRMKDDAIIVLDPVNLDVIKNSLTKGTKNFIGGNCTVSCMLMGLGGLFQHGLVDWLTSMTYQAASGGGAQHMRELLTQFGSINAEVKSLLDDPHAAILEIDRKVLAKQHALTADETKQFGVPLGGNLIPWIDKDLGNGQSKEEWKGGAETNKILGLGDGFPGTRAIPVDGLCVRIGAMRCHSQALTIKLTKDVPLDELTDIIGQANDWVKVVPNTREASMKDLTPAAVTGTMSIPVGRLRKMSMGPEYLSAFTVGDQLLWGAAEPLRRMLRILLDA from the coding sequence ATGAAAACCGTAGGTCTGGTAGGTTGGCGGGGCATGGTCGGTTCGGTTCTGATGCAGCGCATGCAGCAGGAGAACGACTTTGCTTTGATCGAGCCGGTGTTTTTCAGCACCAGCAACGCGGGCGGCAAAGCCCCGTCGATGGCGAAGAATGAGACTTCGCTGAAAGACGCCAATGATGTCAACGAGCTGAAAAAATGCGACATCATCATTACCTGCCAGGGCGGTGACTACACCACCGAGATCTTCCCGAAGCTGCGCGCTGCGGGCTGGAACGGCTATTGGATCGACGCGGCCTCGACGCTGCGCATGAAGGACGACGCCATCATCGTCCTCGATCCGGTCAATCTCGACGTGATCAAGAATTCCCTGACGAAGGGCACCAAGAACTTCATCGGTGGCAATTGCACCGTGAGCTGCATGCTGATGGGCCTGGGCGGTCTGTTCCAGCACGGTCTGGTCGACTGGCTGACGTCGATGACGTATCAGGCTGCCTCGGGCGGCGGCGCGCAGCATATGCGCGAGTTGCTCACGCAGTTCGGCAGCATCAACGCCGAAGTCAAGTCCCTGCTGGACGATCCGCATGCGGCGATTCTCGAAATCGACCGTAAGGTGCTCGCCAAGCAACATGCGCTCACCGCCGACGAAACCAAGCAATTCGGCGTGCCGCTGGGCGGCAACCTGATTCCCTGGATCGACAAGGACCTGGGCAACGGTCAGTCGAAGGAAGAGTGGAAGGGCGGCGCCGAAACCAACAAGATTCTGGGGCTGGGCGACGGTTTCCCCGGCACCCGTGCCATTCCGGTGGACGGTCTGTGCGTGCGTATCGGCGCGATGCGCTGCCACAGCCAGGCGCTGACCATCAAGCTTACGAAGGATGTGCCGTTAGATGAACTGACCGACATCATCGGCCAGGCCAATGACTGGGTGAAGGTGGTGCCGAACACGCGTGAGGCGTCGATGAAGGATTTGACGCCTGCCGCCGTGACCGGCACGATGAGCATTCCGGTGGGTCGCTTGCGCAAGATGTCGATGGGGCCGGAGTACCTGTCGGCGTTCACGGTGGGCGATCAACTGTTGTGGGGCGCGGCCGAACCGCTGCGTCGCATGCTGCGCATCCTGCTCGACGCTTGA
- the leuB gene encoding 3-isopropylmalate dehydrogenase, with protein sequence MKIAVLPGDGIGPEIVAEAVNVLNALGEKFELEEAPVGGAGYEASGHPLPEATLKLAKDADAILFGAVGDWKYDSLERALRPEQAILGLRKHLQLFANFRPAILYKELADASSLKPEIVAGLDILIIRELNGDIYFGQPKGFRQSPDGAFEGAREGFDTMRYSVPEVERIAHVAFQAAAKRDKRLCSVDKANVLETSQLWRDTMIEVAKQYPEVELSHMYVDNAAMQLVKAPKNFDVVVTGNMFGDILSDEAAMLTGSIGMLPSASLDANNKGLYEPSHGSAPDIAGKGVANPLATILSAAMMLRYTLGRAEQADRVENAVKKVLAQGLRTPDIWQEGATKVGTRDMGAAVVAAL encoded by the coding sequence ATGAAAATCGCTGTGTTGCCGGGTGACGGCATTGGTCCGGAAATCGTGGCGGAAGCCGTCAATGTGCTGAATGCACTTGGCGAGAAGTTCGAGTTGGAAGAGGCGCCCGTCGGTGGCGCCGGCTACGAGGCGTCGGGTCATCCGCTGCCGGAAGCCACGCTGAAGCTCGCGAAAGACGCTGACGCTATTCTGTTCGGCGCCGTGGGCGACTGGAAGTACGATTCGCTGGAGCGCGCACTGCGTCCCGAACAGGCGATTCTGGGGCTGCGCAAGCATCTCCAGCTGTTCGCCAACTTCCGTCCGGCCATCCTTTACAAGGAGCTGGCCGACGCGTCGAGCCTGAAGCCGGAAATCGTGGCAGGGTTGGACATTCTGATCATTCGCGAACTGAACGGCGACATCTACTTCGGCCAGCCGAAGGGTTTCCGTCAGTCGCCGGATGGCGCTTTCGAGGGGGCGCGCGAAGGTTTTGATACCATGCGCTATAGCGTGCCCGAAGTGGAGCGTATCGCGCACGTTGCGTTTCAGGCGGCGGCCAAGCGCGACAAGCGTTTGTGCTCGGTCGACAAGGCCAACGTGCTCGAGACGTCGCAACTGTGGCGCGACACGATGATCGAGGTCGCGAAGCAGTATCCGGAGGTCGAACTGTCGCACATGTATGTCGATAACGCCGCGATGCAACTGGTCAAGGCGCCGAAGAACTTCGACGTAGTGGTGACTGGCAACATGTTCGGCGATATTCTCTCGGATGAGGCAGCCATGCTGACGGGGTCGATCGGCATGCTGCCGTCGGCGTCGCTCGATGCCAACAACAAGGGGCTGTACGAACCGTCGCATGGTTCGGCTCCCGATATCGCCGGCAAGGGCGTGGCCAATCCGTTGGCAACGATCCTGTCGGCTGCCATGATGCTGCGTTACACGCTCGGCCGGGCCGAACAGGCCGACCGCGTGGAGAACGCAGTGAAGAAGGTGCTGGCGCAAGGGTTGCGCACGCCCGACATCTGGCAGGAAGGCGCGACCAAGGTAGGTACGCGCGACATGGGCGCGGCGGTAGTCGCCGCGCTATAA
- the leuD gene encoding 3-isopropylmalate dehydratase small subunit: MEKFTVHTGLVAPLDRENVDTDAIIPKQFLKSIKRTGFGPNLFDEWRYLDVGQPGQDCSARPLNPNFVLNQPRYQGATILLARKNFGCGSSREHAPWALQQYGFRAVIAPSFADIFFNNCYKNGLLPIALSESQVDHLFNETAAFNGYQLTIDLDKQVVLTSDGRGYEFDIAPFRKYCMLNGFDDIGLTLRHADKIRAYEAERLTKQPWLATRLPG; the protein is encoded by the coding sequence ATGGAAAAATTTACCGTCCATACGGGGTTGGTGGCACCGCTGGATCGCGAAAACGTCGATACCGACGCGATCATCCCCAAGCAATTCCTGAAGTCGATCAAGCGCACGGGCTTCGGTCCGAACCTGTTCGACGAGTGGCGTTATCTCGACGTCGGTCAGCCGGGGCAGGATTGCAGCGCGCGTCCGCTCAACCCGAACTTCGTGCTGAACCAGCCGCGCTATCAAGGTGCGACGATTCTGCTTGCCCGCAAGAACTTCGGCTGCGGCAGCTCGCGTGAGCATGCGCCCTGGGCCTTGCAGCAATACGGCTTCCGCGCCGTGATTGCGCCGAGCTTTGCCGACATCTTCTTCAACAACTGCTACAAGAACGGGCTGCTGCCGATCGCGTTGTCCGAGTCGCAGGTCGATCATCTGTTCAACGAAACGGCCGCGTTCAACGGCTACCAGTTGACGATCGATCTGGACAAGCAGGTAGTGTTGACGTCCGATGGCCGCGGCTACGAATTCGACATCGCACCGTTCCGCAAGTACTGCATGTTGAACGGTTTCGACGACATTGGCCTGACGCTGCGTCACGCTGACAAGATTCGCGCCTACGAGGCCGAGCGGCTCACGAAACAGCCGTGGCTGGCAACGCGTTTGCCGGGCTGA
- a CDS encoding entericidin A/B family lipoprotein, translated as MKKLWMLIGAVLVLGVAGCNTMAGLGKDTQAAGSALENAAKK; from the coding sequence ATGAAGAAACTGTGGATGCTGATCGGTGCGGTGCTGGTGCTGGGTGTGGCGGGTTGCAACACGATGGCGGGCCTGGGCAAGGATACTCAAGCCGCGGGTTCGGCCCTCGAGAACGCCGCGAAGAAGTGA